One genomic segment of Schistosoma haematobium chromosome 6, whole genome shotgun sequence includes these proteins:
- the DUSP22 gene encoding Dual specificity protein phosphatase 22 (EggNog:ENOG410VCDS~COG:V): MCCEKLTSTTSIRLKMGGSMSRIVPGLYIGGVASAQSKSQLEENGITHVCSVLHYNFKCPTRKQLLLRADDDSKENIAKYFRDASFFIHGARVYDGAVLVHCACGVSRSVTITLAYLMTITNMPLPKLVRAVVGARPCACPNSGFLEQLIEYGKSGAAAKVRRELIACYGEWPKEKMNADIAVLTELLLKPEHTTCIGASGGFTLPDDITEYNDDDNGNNNQQGSLNNPLNQQNSQKNNMKPTSYTIYSNKPLHIQRILAESEDNNPASSSSSV, from the exons AAAATGGGTGGATCGATGTCGAGAATAGTTCCTGGTTTATACATTGGCGGAGTTGCTAGCGCTCAATCCAAAAGTCAACTGGAAGAAAATGGCATTACTCATGTCTGTAGCGTTCTCCACTACAATTTCAAG TGTCCCACTAGAAAGCAATTGCTGCTTCGAGCTGATGACGACTCGAAGGAAAATATTGCCAAATATTTTAGGGACGCATCCTTTTTCATTCACGGGGCAAGGGTTTACGATGGTGCCGTGCTAGTCCATTG CGCTTGTGGCGTCTCTCGTAGCGTGACAATAACTTTGGCCTATCTGATGACCATAACAAATATGCCTCTACCAAAGCTCGTTAGAGCAGTTGTTGGTGCAAGACCATGCGCTTGTCCGAATAGTGGATTTCTG GAACAATTGATAGAGTATGGCAAGTCTGGTGCTGCTGCAAAAGTTCGACGTGAACTAATCGCATGTTATGGTGAATGGCCAAAGGAAAAAATGAATGCTGATATTGCTGTACTAACAGAACTGCTACTCAAACCAGAGCATACTACCTGTATTGGCGCAAGTGGTGGTTTCACATTGCCGGATGATATTACAgaatataatgatgatgataatggtaACAACAATCAACAAGGATCTCTTAATAATCCCTTAAATCAACAAAATTcacaaaaaaataatatgaaaccgACTAGTTATACAATCTATTCAAATAAACCATTACATATACAAAGAATACTTGCAGAGAGTGAAGATAATAATCCagcatcgtcatcatcatcagtataa